In Arachis hypogaea cultivar Tifrunner chromosome 2, arahy.Tifrunner.gnm2.J5K5, whole genome shotgun sequence, a genomic segment contains:
- the LOC112735040 gene encoding ubiquitin-conjugating enzyme E2 34, whose protein sequence is MAEKSCIKRLQKEYRALCKEPVSHVVARPSPNDILEWHYVLEGSEGTPFAGGYYYGKIKFPPEYPYKPPGISMTTPNGRFMTQKKICLSMSDFHPESWNPMWSVSSILTGLLSFMMDNSPTTGSVNTTTAEKQRLAKSSLSFNCKNATFRKMFPEYVEKYNQEQQLSEQVPPEQASSEAAPNDTSPKALLEKNLDSTEEGMKRVEQLKVVKKNGKQPFPAWMMLLLFSIFGVVMALPLLQL, encoded by the exons ATGGCAGAAAAGTCATGTATCAAGCGCCTTCAGAAGGAATACAGAGCTCTTTGTAAA GAGCCAGTGTCCCATGTTGTAGCTCGCCCATCACCAAATGATATTCTTGAATGGC ATTATGTGTTGGAGGGAAGCGAAGGAACACCTTTTGCAG GTGGATATTACTACGGAAAAATCAAGTTTCCTCCGGAATATCCATATAAGCCTCCTGGAATCAG CATGACTACACCTAATGGACGGTTCATGACGCAGAAAAAGATTTGTTTGTCTATGAGTGATT TTCATCCTGAAAGTTGGAATCCTATGTGGTCTGTTTCAAG CATACTCACAGGGCTTCTTTCATTCATG ATGGACAACAGCCCAACCACCGGCAGTGTAAACACCACCACCGCCGAGAAGCAGCGTTTAGCAAAATCTTCCCTTTCTTTCAATTGCAAGAA CGCAACATTCAGGAAAATGTTCCCCGAGTATGTGGAGAAGTACAACCAGGAGCAGCAGCTTTCCGAACAAGTTCCTCCCGAGCAGGCATCATCAGAGGCAGCGCCTAATGACACAAGTCCAAAGGCTCTTTTGGAGAAGAATTTGGATTCTACGGAAGAAGGAATGAAAAGAGTAGAACAGTTGAAGGTTGTAAAGAAAAACGGAAAGCAACCATTCCCAGCATGGATGATGTTATTACTATTCTCCATCTTTGGGGTTGTAATGGCATTACCATTGCTTCAGCTCTGA
- the LOC112735056 gene encoding uncharacterized protein, whose protein sequence is MLNHNSVVVPSREADASVSGSQTPLHEHEPKSAISGVLTSQDEHVQPSQDLPPDIIETEQQSRQMPQMGESKLRITPSEISSAIDASRFTRLLCSVVVAVLVVASYLGFSLMSSKLIKSITSFRPLYLVLVTDLSIVAARVLSGKQRGFRRSNGREYRTPSDGDQYAQLARTLELGLVMKNAMDAVFIDCAVYAIIVVCGISLFQT, encoded by the coding sequence ATGTTAAATCACAATTCGGTTGTTGTTCCATCCCGCGAAGCCGATGCAAGTGTCAGTGGAAGCCAAACACCATTGCATGAACACGAGCCCAAAAGTGCAATTTCAGGTGTCCTTACATCTCAAGATGAGCATGTTCAGCCATCTCAAGATTTGCCTCCTGATATCATAGAGACCGAGCAACAGTCACGACAAATGCCACAGATGGGAGAATCTAAACTTCGGATCACCCCAAGTGAAATAAGTTCTGCCATTGATGCCTCAAGGTTTACCCGCCTTCTTTGTTCTGTCGTTGTGGCTGTACTTGTAGTTGCTTcttatctaggattttctctgATGAGTAGCAAGTTGATTAAGAGTATAACAAGCTTTAGGCCACTGTACTTAGTTTTGGTAACTGATTTGTCGATTGTGGCTGCACGTGTTCTTTCTGGCAAGCAAAGAGGTTTTCGAAGGTCTAACGGGAGAGAGTATAGAACTCCTTCTGATGGAGATCAATACGCACAGCTAGCTAGGACATTGGAATTAGGCTTGGTTATGAAGAACGCCATGGATGCTGTGTTCATTGATTGTGCTGTTTATGCAATCATCGTCGTATGCGGCATTTCTCTTTTCCAAACATAA